One window from the genome of Osmerus mordax isolate fOsmMor3 chromosome 19, fOsmMor3.pri, whole genome shotgun sequence encodes:
- the hspb1 gene encoding heat shock protein beta-1, with protein MTERRVPFSFLRTPSWDPFRDWYQGSRIFDQAFGMPSLAEEFPTFPSTHWPGYLRPNHMGPDAIMPPTMTPHMSHMSHMPQMPQMPQMHHHASSPLVHPGAMAGQHPMMLAQGPPAYGRALSRQLSSGMSEIKQTQDAWKICLDVNHFAPEELVVKTKDGVLEITGQHEERRDEHGFVSRCFTRKYTLPPTANVEKVASTLSPEGVLTVEAPLNKQAIKAAEINIPVIGSGAKNGQAMLDEEHKQEE; from the exons ATGACTGAGAGACGCGTCCCGTTCAGCTTCCTGCGCACCCCCAGCTGGGACCCCTTCAGGGACTGGTACCAGGGCAGCCGGATCTTCGACCAGGCCTTTGGCATGCCTTCCCTGGCCGAGGAGTTCCCCACCTTCCCCAGCACCCACTGGCCGGGCTACCTTCGTCCCAACCACATGGGCCCTGATGCCATCATGCCCCCCACCATGACGCCTCACATGTCTCACATGTCTCACATGCCTCAAATGCCTCAAATGCCTCAAATGCACCACcatgcctccagccccctggtGCACCCGGGCGCCATGGCGGGCCAGCACCCCATGATGCTCGCCCAGGGGCCTCCCGCCTACGGCCGCGCCCTCTCCCGCCAGCTGAGCAGCGGCATGTCTGAGATCAAGCAGACCCAGGATGCATGGAAGATCTGCCTGGACGTCAACCACTTTGCCCCTGAGGAACTGGTGGTGAAGACCAAGGATGGGGTGCTGGAGATCACTG GCCAGCACGAGGAAAGGCGTGATGAGCATGGGTTCGTGTCCAGGTGCTTCACCAGGAAATACAC GCTGCCCCCTACCGCCAACGTGGAGAAGGTGGCGTCCACCCTGTCCCCTGAGGGCGTGCTGACCGTGGAAGCCCCCCTCAACAAGCAGGCCATCAAGGCTGCAGAGATCAACATCCCCGTCATTGGCAGCGGTGCCAAGAATGGCCAGGCCATGCTCGACGAGGAGCACAAGCAGGAAGAGTGA
- the ywhag1 gene encoding 14-3-3 protein gamma-1, translating into MVDREQLVQKARLAEQAERYDDMAAAMKSVTELNEALSNEERNLLSVAYKNVVGARRSSWRVISSIEQKTSADGNEKKIEMVRAYREKIEKELEAVCQDVLNLLDNFLVKNCNETQHESKVFYLKMKGDYYRYLAEVATGEKRATVVESSEKAYSEAHEISKEHMQPTHPIRLGLALNYSVFYYEIQNAPEQACHLAKTAFDDAIAELDTLNEDSYKDSTLIMQLLRDNLTLWTSDQQDDEGGEANN; encoded by the exons ATGGTAGATCGTGAGCAACTGGTGCAGAAAGCCAGGCTGGCTGAACAGGCAGAGAGATATGATGATATGGCAGCTGCCATGAAATCG GTCACAGAGCTGAACGAGGCTTTGTCCAATGAGGAGAGGAACCTTCTTTCAGTGGCCTATAAGAACGTGGTCGGGGCGCGGCGTTCTTCCTGGCGTGTCATCTCCAGCATCGAGCAGAAGACCTCGGCCGACGGCAACGAGAAGAAGATCGAGATGGTGAGGGCCTACCGGGAGAAGAtcgagaaggagctggaggccgTGTGCCAGGACGTGCTCAACCTCCTGGACAACTTCCTCGTCAAGAACTGCAACGAGACCCAGCACGAGAGCAAGGTGTTCTACCTGAAGATGAAGGGAGACTACTACCGCTACCTGGCCGAGGTGGCCACGGGTGAGAAGAGGGCTACCGTGGTGGAGTCCTCCGAGAAGGCCTACAGCGAGGCCCACGAGATCAGCAAGGAGCACATGCAGCCCACCCACCCCATCCGCCTGGGCCTGGCTCTCAACTACTCCGTGTTCTACTACGAGATCCAGAACGCCCCCGAGCAGGCCTGCCACCTGGCCAAGACCGCCTTCGACGACGCCATCGCCGAGCTGGACACCCTCAACGAGGACTCCTACAAAGACTCCACTCTCATCATGCAGCTGCTACGAGACAACTTGACACTGTGGACGAGCGACCAGCAGGAtgacgagggaggggaggccaaCAACTAA
- the LOC136963575 gene encoding scavenger receptor cysteine-rich domain-containing group B protein, whose product MPAQCVTECVSRRWIPAVCLLVALLGSLLLAALTRQQLRSVNISKRELSTNSMGSSSSTLSQVRLVNGRHRCEGRVEVQHNDTWGTVCDDDWDMVDANVVCRQLDCGLAMAVGSSSQFGQGAGPILLDNVDCKGGETDLGQCGSLGWGIHNCYHYEDVSVTCKDTSVLDSRGIMEPTTPSNRNSGLRDGTIRLIGGLDSCQGRVEVYYRGSWGTVCDDDWGLSDAGVVCQQIGCGNAVSATTNAFFGYGTGLILLDNVNCNGYESQLTSCYSLGWSIHNCGHHEDAGVICSGSGSTTVPLMNTEPLGGRGFFWTDSTPGVTDATVPVTGTTTKATTTAMTTKEQPPIRLVNGGNNTCQGRVEVYHNNVWGTVCDDDWDLANAQVVCRQLGCGPAIAAKVLAYFGYGSGPILLDNVDCSGNEADLTECFNLGWAQHNCGHHEDAGVICAPVDILDGGGRDFYVTQTMPTPPPPSEGQVRLVGGQHRCEGRVEMFSRAAWGTVCDDAWDLPDAQVVCRQLGCGPAAAARIEAFFGPGAGTILLDNLKCTGAEGSLQQCSHISWNVHNCDHTEDAGVTCSLS is encoded by the exons ATGCCAGCGCAGTGTGTGACGGAGTGTGTGAGCAGGCGATGGATCCCggctgtgtgtctcctggtggcCTTGCTGGGCTCCCTCCTGCTGGCGGCCCTCACCAGGCAGCAGCTAC GAAGTGTCAACATAAGCAAGAGGGAACTTTCCA CCAATAGCATGGGTTCGTCTTCAAGTACACTTTCCCAAG TGCGTCTGGTGAACGGGCGTCACCGGTGCGAGGGCCGGGTGGAGGTGCAGCACAACGACACCTGGGGCACGGTGTGTGACGACGACTGGGACATGGTGGATGCCAACGTGGTGTGCCGCCAGCTGGACTGCGGCCTGGCCATGGCCGTGGGCAGCAGCTCCCAGTTCGGCCAGGGCGCCGGGCCCATCCTGCTGGACAACGTGGACTGCAAGGGGGGGGAGACCGACCTGGGCCAGTGCGGGAGTCTGGGGTGGGGGATTCACAACTGCTACCACTACGAGGATGTGTCTGTCACCTGCAAAG ACACATCAGTGCTGGACTCAAGAGGCATTATGGAACCCACCACACCTTCTAATAGAAACTCTGGACTGA GAGATGGCACCATCCGCCTAATTGGTGGGCTGGACTCGTGCCAGGGCCGGGTGGAGGTCTACTACCGGGGCAGCTGGGGCACGGTGTGTGACGACGACTGGGGCCTGAGTGACGCCGGGGTGGTGTGCCAGCAGATTGGCTGTGGCAACGCCGTCTCCGCTACCACCAACGCCTTCTTCGGCTACGGCACAGGCCTCATCCTGCTGGACAACGTCAACTGTAACGGCTACGAGAGCCAGCTGACCAGTTGCTACAGCCTGGGCTGGAGCATCCACAACTGTGGCCATCATGAGGATGCTGGAGTCATCTGTTCTG GTTCTGGGTCCACCACTGTGCCCCTGATGAACACCGAGCCGTTAGGCGGGAGGGGATTCTTCTGGACTGACAGCACTCCAG GAGTGACAGATGCCACTGTGCCTGTTACTGGGACCACAACGAAGGCTACAACGACTGCTATGACAACCAAAG AACAGCCCCCTATCCGCTTGGTGAACGGGGGGAACAACACCTGCCAGGGCCGCGTGGAGGTCTACCACAACAACGTGTGGGGGACGGTCTGCGACGACGACTGGGACCTAGCCAACGCCCAGGTGGTGTGTAGGCAGCTGGGCTGTGGCCCGGCCATCGCGGCCAAGGTCCTGGCCTACTTTGGCTACGGATCCGGCCCCATCCTGTTGGACAACGTGGACTGCAGTGGCAACGAGGCGGATCTGACCGAGTGCTTCAATCTGGGCTGGGCGCAGCACAACTGCGGCCACCACGAGGACGCGGGAGTCATCTGTGCAC CCGTTGACATCCTGGATGGAGGTGGACGGGACTTTTATGTGACGCAGACGAtgcccacccccccgccccccagcgaAG GACAAGTGAGGCTGGTCGGCGGGCAGCATCGATGCGAGGGCCGGGTGGAGATGTTCTCGAGGGCGGCGTGGGGCACGGTGTGTGACGACGCCTGGGACCTCCCCGACGCCCAAGTGGTGTGTCGCCAGCTGGGGTGCGGGCCGGCTGCCGCAGCCAGGATCGAGGCCTTCTTCGGGCCCGGCGCAGGCACCATCCTCCTGGACAATCTCAAGTGTACCGGTGCGGAGGGCTCGCTCCAGCAGTGCTCCCACATATCCTGGAACGTGCACAACTGTGACCACACTGAAGACGCTGGGGTCACCTGCTCACTGTCGTGA